In Deinococcus proteolyticus MRP, a single genomic region encodes these proteins:
- a CDS encoding translocation/assembly module TamB domain-containing protein, with product MSRETGHPAPPVPVSRPRPLRRRAASLSVVALALILAFLAAYAPALLGRWILLRVTEDVQATSIGGPLWRPVLHGTQVRLPGITAQAERLGVGLAGFDLRRRVLYVSVDLRGAEVALELAELFGQGEDAITTEEGWKVQLRQLTVSDTALKVNGEQASVPDGTFQVTQARDGGLLAQGRTADGEISAHLRFRQGAGGTEYVTNFQADARVLRYYWEGVEEGTVTGEYLFGQGPVRGQLQLSGGRIRVPEADWAEVDSISGSATHLGDLIQVQLKGEGYGKPVTAVADVNLAAQQWKVRLAGTPQLDRLAGALGTGGKGEARLTAQAHNLGPGWKGVEVVAQANSRAGTLAGIPFERLANEYRYVDRDGDSQTRPELNRWRLGADTGLLGERQRLNSEWNFGGTGKLSWRGALLDTPLDLSASIARETLEGRPADFATITGTALGGPAQGRVALSGRVIEVRLNPELDSLSGALALSGQAGDLRLSAQGLNAAGFALDGEARFSEAGTTAQIRQPDGGRFSLNLNSDWKGRWTAQELRGNGVTLSGQGALDVPAAQLSGQLGLSSGLLERTLSGPLNLNWDTRQARWDAGGQSLRWSGERLLADLRGLRLNSGIRLDGSLNAALDLSDLRGTLRGQGEGFSVTATGEGDRVRWQGSLGQGRRSVALRGLTRLDEDFATAVTLSGADVSADVRVRNGLSFDFDLRTADERASGTIEGENWDAQGCVNLGALRPVLNGVLGPDSPLADLSGTLDLNLSGQSGTARVQARAAGAALTGSLRRQGGAVTAERLQASGGTGGPLAGFQATASGEVYPRVNLRGPVTLGPLGGVQGLDGQVLQGRLYGSYGTLNAALNGQTAPLSAGGASLPAQTLALGGRLTPSLDLSGRWGGLDLRYRSGLFSVSGTQALTVQGRAATGRGRASWGQGQAGQSWQGQADLTGSTADGYALAVRGPWNALRVTASHPDGLRAAGTVNAPRQSYDLAVSGRAPLFGSRSFGVQGRVRGQGLNPRGTLTLTDGQGGRAFLTLSGLDNLTVRAEALRLGGQTLSGDLRSVDGLADGQLTTSAHGQTLTLQATRGRVNVSGVVQNHRVQASGQLRLPGAGGALRLSGLRLNVNGPYLAAQAAGSLQSLRGQVTLKAQQFGEGDAVLILPQQTLPLSASLTPLRATVGGLTYAGGRWSGNASLSYLVRTRGAQAQAARGGQVQLRGSGQGLTALSSGALAGRVALLPTVGGTLSADTALLRPLLPAELQDLRGGRVQATFTAQGARLSTPGVRYRGQALSLSAQVDWGRGFSPGTLQASGVLATGRSRLPFQLRGGALTLTGARVDARDVQPLLGTALSGTGQPLPTGASFRGNLFVPDIGDFSLNTLGVRGVLTSGHSQAPLTLRGGTLTLEDALLDVRDVRPFVPAATRLPADGTFRGDLRLTDLAHFSLANVQAQGVLASGRSRAPLSLRRGALRVTGGVLDVRDLRPLVDDPASLPAGGTFQGDLYVPDLNKFDLQHVRARGVLASGASRLPLDIRNDTLRVSGGVLNVNDVRRWLDPELREKLPGSATFRGDLTLRNLGDFAPENLNVRGVLNVGNSRLPLTLAGRALTVTGGRLDLADVQPYLDLPARGVLRGDLYLPDVLNPDLNTVRADLVTGGLTATNLADTSAQGRLRLRGGQLWADLSGQVQGQPLTLRGDVYPRANATLRSEELTARLSGHAEGTLNFSAAGEYQGRAVAVQGTLNGLLAEGRAARAALSGTVSGAQLDLTLNEASTAWEDWRVSGSLLVPDARTLDPGLSGSLSGSVGGTLGRADLRVQGTVNDIALNVPATFSGGELRVREAQAGSAELGTATLSGLAFPRLNLSGAAQLRGDLAGSYRLNVSGDYSAPTARLDGQLAGESGSVHPSGLNIGGTGVTATLQGGRWQAQLSGPAVRGTVSGVLGAQVAGQDTPLGLQRADLNLNARYRRDGDDLTLSGPLAWNGAAGTAGWRGNVNVRGTLGGERLSAQATGTGPLSVTARLGDASLRAELGRLAPVRPEGWVATERWDVGALWGRPEQLRLTGRADLAGPNWQSVQARLSGQLDDVTGELSGTLSGEWTQAQGGTFALSGPRVQANGTLRGGRYTVDARLGEGPQGTQVGLARLLPAEWGITALKASGSLNVRGSLTGGVEQLDASGLEVNGEQQGAGPFTLYGRASYRPQQETLDAALAGGYGGGIFRIGGSLPQGLNVQVANVSLAAFASENFDPGRLNGEATLRGPLSRAALSGTLRTTGGNVDAAVDLLGRLDDPRVQARLNLRGEQSGELTLSARDFDLPGRTFAGELRGQVRQGDTVADLDLRGQWPRLGGQVRVQDPELAQPVTLRGQHGQFTLDPGVAGAGSGSVTLAPGAGWLPTLTAQADLNPLALLPGASGEARLRLNAGGELNALTVQGTLSAPAATLAGVTVRDLNGTFGGPLNGGLTGLSGELTQRGQAVGTLAGGRLNLSGLRAEAAGSTLALSGPVALDTLNAALTADVSGSLSGELRLNYAGGRLSSSGTLEGLGYRAALDVQGSQESGWSGTVTARDIQGAPEVLTTPATLTVSGPWNTPRLRGTLGLLNAAAMLEASPDGAALTLADGVTAKGSGTLRVAPDPAGVWRWTGAASVDSPRLRLSVTPRGELADPLVGVAAGRGTWQATGSVSRAAGRLSVSDGERQGRLDWQGQVLSADLPGLDLAGLRWRGLAGRLSAQGTVNLGNAVNPGSDAVAGGALPFRIDGLRSPWRVDALNLPLSGDVSGTLQLVGGRPSVQAQAALGSEGTAQGQATLTATQQPGGKWFGRLQGRLQQGSGTLSADVRSDAAGLTGQVQATGYPVTLQEQTLALNGAARLNGQTFSADLNLDGVAGEASLSGGGSLGAALPALTGLTALEDTGAGYTLTGTLGGVDLGQLGLVPDLSGTVSGELDITDGAGQFVLRSADLNLAGEALPSRFEGVLVGQDWRIRGYLGDTDIFAGVSGGVLSGNAELQGLPLGAVANALAGQRLADGRVTGVARFEAPLADPLAGRATVVAERIRLTTLPSTEGGETAESETLTGSGSLDFQNRELRSINVQLGGAGSWDIRGQYTRERVDVRANFTETTFTPLLALIPSLAEQSPRLKGSLNVAVLGDYGQPVGTLDARNLRGSLAGVSLEVPALTGRLDQSGRWTLGGGVRTGGALDSAGTLQGSGLWRDWQLSESALNYSGQLSPGSAVGTLSGVQATLSQNRTDPERWVLDARSVSRNATTGQGLLEVRGQLIPAWDLSVRATNYDLALPGVFLRESALNGALTLRQDPGSEDIRVSGSADFARAVLGRPDAADNLDALVPSPEQPRSEDGDPDNFVSPLPKQYTTFPQPEAAADAGTEPAPPALPLLERLILEDIPVSFSGGIQLQESLAQAELGGSLRLSGTGARPHIAGHLSGQRGTLLLRDTEFALRNLDIDFSGTSPYPTFNLLAEGRVRPLTGGAAVPVTLDVQGSFLEDGAGGASLDLKTALRCTEQTAACNDPQTGQPYTESQLYALVLTGVPNVENLPENLGSLGASALNTALNVFVLGELSRNLADALGVDVLRFTPALVGEGGATITIGSQLTENLYLEYQVDLRGEGLINAAYNTPDGRFTFKVSTEFDFGESKGFRPSVSAGYNINERTSVAFNIENTSETNRFSVGVQYRLPSNFWKRER from the coding sequence GGGCCGCTGTGGCGCCCTGTGCTGCACGGCACGCAGGTGCGGCTGCCCGGCATCACCGCGCAGGCCGAGCGGCTGGGTGTAGGCCTGGCCGGCTTCGACCTGAGGCGGCGGGTGCTGTATGTGTCGGTGGACCTGCGCGGCGCCGAGGTGGCCCTGGAGCTGGCCGAACTGTTCGGGCAGGGCGAAGACGCCATCACCACCGAAGAAGGCTGGAAGGTGCAGCTGCGGCAGCTGACCGTATCCGACACGGCGCTGAAGGTGAACGGCGAGCAGGCCAGTGTCCCGGACGGCACCTTTCAGGTCACCCAGGCGCGTGACGGCGGTCTGCTGGCCCAGGGCCGCACCGCCGACGGTGAGATCAGCGCCCACCTGCGCTTCCGCCAGGGTGCCGGCGGCACCGAGTACGTGACCAACTTTCAGGCCGACGCCCGCGTGCTGCGCTACTACTGGGAGGGCGTGGAAGAAGGCACCGTGACCGGCGAATACCTGTTCGGCCAGGGCCCGGTGCGCGGCCAACTGCAGCTGAGCGGCGGGCGTATCCGGGTGCCTGAAGCCGACTGGGCCGAGGTGGACAGCATCAGCGGGAGCGCCACACACCTGGGCGACCTGATTCAGGTGCAGCTGAAAGGCGAGGGCTACGGCAAGCCAGTCACGGCCGTGGCCGACGTGAACCTGGCCGCCCAGCAGTGGAAGGTGCGGCTGGCCGGCACCCCGCAGTTGGACCGGCTGGCCGGCGCGCTGGGGACCGGCGGCAAGGGGGAAGCCCGGCTGACCGCGCAGGCGCACAACCTGGGGCCGGGCTGGAAAGGTGTGGAGGTGGTGGCCCAGGCGAACAGCCGAGCCGGGACCCTGGCGGGCATTCCCTTCGAGCGGCTGGCCAACGAGTACCGCTACGTGGACCGTGATGGTGACAGCCAGACACGCCCCGAGCTGAACCGCTGGCGGCTGGGAGCAGACACTGGGCTGCTGGGCGAACGCCAGCGCCTGAACAGCGAGTGGAACTTCGGCGGGACCGGGAAGCTGAGCTGGCGCGGCGCCCTGCTGGACACACCGCTGGACCTGAGCGCCAGCATCGCCCGCGAGACGCTGGAAGGCCGCCCCGCCGACTTTGCCACCATCACGGGCACGGCGCTGGGTGGGCCAGCGCAGGGGCGCGTAGCACTGTCGGGCCGGGTCATCGAAGTGCGGCTGAATCCTGAGTTGGACAGCCTCAGCGGAGCGCTGGCGCTGTCGGGCCAGGCCGGTGACCTGCGCCTGAGCGCCCAGGGCCTGAACGCCGCCGGATTTGCGCTGGACGGTGAGGCCCGCTTCAGTGAGGCGGGCACCACGGCCCAAATCCGCCAGCCGGACGGGGGCCGCTTCAGCCTGAATCTGAACAGCGACTGGAAAGGCCGCTGGACTGCCCAGGAGCTGAGGGGCAACGGCGTCACCCTGAGCGGCCAGGGCGCTCTGGACGTGCCCGCCGCGCAGCTGAGCGGACAACTGGGCCTGAGCAGTGGCCTGCTGGAACGCACGCTGAGCGGTCCCCTTAACCTGAACTGGGACACCCGGCAGGCCCGCTGGGACGCGGGCGGCCAGAGCCTGCGCTGGAGCGGTGAGCGGCTGCTGGCAGACCTCCGTGGCCTGCGCCTGAACAGCGGTATTCGGCTGGACGGGTCGCTGAATGCTGCCCTGGACCTGAGCGACCTGCGCGGCACCCTGCGCGGCCAGGGCGAAGGCTTCAGCGTCACGGCCACCGGCGAGGGGGACCGCGTGCGCTGGCAGGGCAGCCTGGGTCAGGGCCGCCGCAGCGTGGCCCTGCGCGGACTGACGCGGCTGGACGAGGACTTCGCCACGGCAGTCACCCTCAGCGGGGCGGACGTGAGCGCCGACGTGCGGGTCAGAAATGGACTGAGCTTCGACTTCGACCTGCGTACGGCGGATGAGCGGGCCAGCGGCACCATTGAGGGCGAGAACTGGGACGCCCAGGGCTGCGTGAATCTGGGTGCCCTGCGCCCGGTACTGAACGGCGTGCTGGGGCCGGACTCGCCGCTGGCCGACCTGAGCGGCACGCTGGACCTGAACCTGAGCGGCCAAAGCGGCACGGCACGGGTGCAGGCGCGGGCAGCGGGCGCGGCGCTCACCGGCTCGCTACGGCGGCAAGGCGGCGCCGTCACTGCCGAACGTTTGCAGGCCAGCGGAGGCACAGGCGGTCCGCTGGCCGGGTTCCAGGCCACCGCCAGCGGCGAGGTGTACCCCCGCGTGAACCTGCGCGGCCCGGTCACGCTGGGGCCGCTGGGCGGCGTGCAGGGACTGGATGGGCAGGTGCTTCAGGGCCGGTTGTACGGCAGCTACGGCACGCTGAATGCCGCCCTCAACGGCCAGACCGCTCCCCTGAGCGCCGGGGGCGCGTCCCTGCCAGCCCAGACCCTGGCGCTGGGTGGCCGCCTCACACCCTCACTTGACCTGAGCGGGCGCTGGGGTGGCCTTGACCTGCGCTACCGCAGCGGACTTTTCAGCGTGAGCGGCACGCAGGCGCTGACGGTGCAGGGCCGCGCCGCGACTGGGCGTGGCCGCGCCAGCTGGGGCCAGGGGCAAGCGGGGCAGAGCTGGCAGGGACAGGCCGACCTGACCGGCAGCACAGCGGACGGCTACGCCCTCGCCGTGCGTGGTCCCTGGAACGCCCTGCGCGTGACCGCCTCGCACCCGGACGGCCTGCGGGCCGCCGGCACGGTGAATGCCCCCCGCCAGAGCTACGACCTGGCCGTGTCGGGCCGCGCTCCCCTGTTCGGCAGCCGCAGTTTCGGGGTGCAGGGCCGGGTGCGTGGGCAGGGCCTGAACCCACGCGGCACGCTGACCCTGACCGACGGCCAGGGCGGCCGCGCCTTCTTGACTCTCAGCGGCCTGGACAACCTCACTGTGCGGGCCGAGGCGCTACGGCTGGGTGGACAGACCCTCAGCGGCGACCTGCGCAGCGTAGATGGTCTGGCCGACGGGCAACTGACCACCAGCGCCCACGGACAGACCCTGACACTGCAGGCCACCCGTGGGCGGGTCAATGTCAGCGGTGTGGTGCAGAATCACCGCGTGCAGGCCAGCGGACAGCTGCGCCTGCCGGGTGCGGGCGGGGCGCTGCGCCTGAGCGGCCTGCGGCTAAACGTGAACGGTCCCTATCTGGCGGCGCAGGCGGCCGGGTCGCTGCAGAGCCTGCGCGGGCAGGTCACGCTCAAAGCGCAGCAGTTCGGAGAAGGCGACGCGGTACTGATCCTGCCGCAGCAGACCCTGCCGCTGAGCGCCAGCCTCACGCCGCTGCGGGCCACGGTGGGCGGCCTGACCTACGCCGGTGGGCGCTGGAGCGGCAACGCTTCGCTGAGCTACCTGGTACGCACGCGGGGAGCCCAGGCTCAGGCGGCGCGGGGCGGGCAGGTGCAGCTGCGCGGCAGCGGCCAGGGCCTCACAGCCCTTTCCAGCGGCGCACTGGCGGGCCGGGTGGCGCTGCTGCCCACCGTTGGCGGCACGCTGAGTGCTGACACCGCCCTGCTGCGCCCACTGCTGCCCGCCGAGCTGCAGGACCTGCGCGGCGGGCGGGTGCAGGCCACCTTTACCGCGCAGGGTGCCCGCCTCAGCACGCCGGGCGTGCGCTACCGGGGGCAGGCGCTGAGCCTGAGTGCACAAGTGGACTGGGGGCGCGGTTTCTCGCCCGGCACCCTGCAGGCCAGCGGCGTCCTAGCGACCGGGCGCTCGCGGCTCCCCTTTCAGCTGCGCGGCGGCGCACTGACCCTGACCGGCGCACGGGTAGATGCCCGCGACGTGCAGCCACTGCTCGGCACTGCTCTGTCTGGCACGGGCCAGCCGCTGCCGACGGGGGCCAGTTTCCGGGGCAACCTGTTCGTGCCGGACATCGGTGATTTCAGCCTGAACACCTTGGGCGTGCGCGGCGTGCTCACCTCGGGCCATTCGCAGGCCCCGCTGACCCTGCGCGGCGGCACCCTCACGCTGGAAGATGCGCTGCTGGACGTGCGCGACGTGCGGCCTTTCGTGCCCGCGGCCACCCGCCTCCCCGCTGACGGCACCTTCCGGGGCGACCTGCGCCTCACCGACCTGGCGCACTTCAGCCTGGCCAACGTGCAGGCCCAGGGCGTGCTGGCGTCGGGCCGCTCGCGGGCTCCACTGTCGCTGCGGCGGGGGGCACTGCGGGTCACAGGCGGGGTGCTGGACGTGCGCGACCTCAGACCCCTGGTGGACGACCCCGCCTCGCTGCCGGCCGGCGGCACCTTCCAGGGCGACCTGTACGTGCCGGACCTGAACAAGTTCGACCTGCAGCACGTCCGCGCCCGTGGAGTGCTGGCGTCGGGGGCTTCACGTCTGCCGCTGGACATCCGCAACGACACCCTGCGGGTGAGCGGCGGCGTCCTGAACGTGAACGACGTGCGCCGCTGGCTGGACCCGGAGCTGCGTGAGAAGCTGCCCGGAAGCGCCACCTTCCGGGGCGACCTGACGCTGCGGAATCTGGGCGACTTTGCCCCCGAGAACCTCAACGTGCGCGGCGTGCTGAACGTGGGCAACTCGCGCCTGCCGCTCACGCTGGCCGGCCGCGCCCTGACCGTGACCGGCGGCCGCCTGGACCTGGCCGACGTGCAGCCGTATCTGGACCTGCCCGCACGCGGTGTGCTGCGCGGGGACCTCTACCTGCCGGACGTGCTGAACCCTGACCTGAACACCGTCCGCGCCGACCTGGTGACCGGCGGCCTGACCGCCACCAACCTGGCGGACACTTCGGCTCAGGGCCGCCTGCGCCTGCGCGGCGGGCAGCTGTGGGCCGACCTGAGTGGGCAGGTCCAGGGACAGCCGCTGACCCTACGCGGCGACGTGTACCCGCGTGCTAACGCCACCCTGCGTTCCGAGGAACTCACCGCCCGCCTCAGCGGCCACGCTGAGGGCACCCTGAACTTCAGCGCGGCCGGCGAATACCAGGGCCGCGCCGTAGCTGTGCAGGGCACCCTGAACGGCCTGCTGGCGGAGGGCCGCGCCGCCCGCGCGGCGCTGTCCGGCACGGTGAGTGGAGCGCAGCTGGACCTGACGCTGAACGAAGCCAGCACGGCCTGGGAAGACTGGCGGGTCAGCGGCTCGCTGCTGGTGCCGGACGCCCGCACGCTGGACCCTGGCCTGAGCGGCAGCCTGAGCGGCAGCGTGGGCGGCACGCTGGGCCGCGCCGATTTGCGGGTGCAGGGCACGGTGAACGACATCGCCCTGAATGTCCCCGCAACCTTCAGCGGCGGCGAGCTGCGGGTGCGGGAGGCCCAGGCTGGCTCGGCCGAGTTGGGCACGGCCACCCTCAGCGGGCTGGCTTTCCCCCGCCTGAACCTGAGCGGGGCCGCCCAGCTGCGCGGCGACCTGGCCGGGAGCTACCGCCTGAACGTGTCGGGCGACTACAGCGCTCCCACCGCTCGCCTGGACGGACAACTGGCAGGCGAATCCGGCAGCGTCCACCCCAGTGGCCTGAATATCGGCGGAACCGGAGTCACCGCCACCTTGCAGGGGGGCCGCTGGCAGGCCCAGCTGAGCGGCCCGGCCGTGCGCGGCACCGTCAGCGGCGTGCTGGGCGCACAGGTGGCCGGGCAGGACACCCCGCTGGGCCTGCAACGCGCCGACCTGAACCTGAATGCCCGCTACCGCCGGGACGGCGACGACCTCACCCTGAGCGGCCCACTGGCCTGGAACGGCGCGGCGGGCACGGCTGGCTGGCGCGGCAACGTGAACGTGCGCGGCACCCTGGGCGGCGAACGCCTCAGCGCCCAGGCCACCGGCACTGGCCCCCTCAGCGTGACCGCCCGCCTGGGCGACGCCTCGCTGCGGGCCGAGCTGGGCCGGCTGGCTCCGGTGCGCCCGGAAGGTTGGGTGGCCACCGAGCGCTGGGACGTGGGAGCGCTGTGGGGCCGCCCCGAGCAGCTGCGCCTGACTGGCCGCGCCGACCTGGCCGGCCCCAACTGGCAGAGCGTGCAAGCCCGCCTCAGTGGGCAGCTGGACGACGTGACCGGCGAGCTGAGCGGCACCCTCAGCGGCGAGTGGACCCAGGCGCAGGGCGGCACCTTCGCCCTCAGTGGACCCCGCGTGCAGGCGAACGGCACCCTGCGCGGCGGCCGCTACACCGTGGACGCCCGCCTGGGCGAGGGGCCGCAGGGAACGCAGGTAGGCCTGGCGCGCCTGCTTCCTGCCGAGTGGGGGATTACGGCGCTCAAAGCATCGGGCAGCCTCAACGTGCGGGGCAGCCTGACGGGCGGCGTAGAGCAGCTGGACGCCAGCGGGCTGGAAGTGAACGGCGAGCAGCAAGGAGCCGGCCCCTTTACCCTGTACGGCCGCGCCAGCTACCGCCCACAGCAGGAGACACTGGACGCCGCGCTGGCCGGGGGTTACGGCGGCGGTATTTTCCGTATCGGGGGCAGTCTGCCGCAGGGGCTGAATGTGCAGGTGGCGAATGTCTCGCTGGCGGCGTTCGCCTCGGAGAACTTCGACCCCGGCCGCCTGAACGGCGAGGCCACGCTGCGTGGTCCACTGAGCCGCGCCGCCCTGAGCGGGACCCTGCGCACCACGGGCGGCAATGTGGACGCGGCGGTGGACCTGCTGGGACGCCTGGACGACCCCCGCGTGCAGGCCCGCTTGAACCTGCGCGGCGAACAGAGCGGCGAGCTGACCCTCAGCGCGCGCGACTTTGACCTGCCGGGCCGCACTTTTGCAGGCGAGCTGCGCGGGCAGGTTCGCCAGGGGGACACGGTGGCCGACCTCGACCTGCGCGGACAGTGGCCCCGACTGGGCGGACAGGTGCGGGTGCAGGACCCTGAACTGGCCCAGCCGGTCACGCTGCGCGGGCAACATGGGCAGTTCACCCTGGACCCCGGCGTGGCAGGGGCGGGCAGCGGCAGCGTGACCCTGGCGCCCGGTGCGGGCTGGCTGCCCACGCTGACCGCCCAGGCCGACCTGAACCCGCTGGCACTGCTGCCTGGCGCTTCGGGCGAGGCCCGGCTGCGCCTGAATGCAGGCGGCGAGCTGAACGCCCTGACTGTGCAGGGCACCCTTAGTGCCCCCGCAGCGACGCTGGCCGGCGTGACGGTACGTGACCTGAACGGCACTTTCGGCGGCCCGCTGAACGGCGGCCTGACCGGCCTAAGCGGCGAGCTGACCCAGCGCGGGCAGGCGGTGGGCACGCTGGCCGGCGGCCGCCTCAACTTGAGCGGCCTGCGCGCTGAGGCCGCCGGCTCTACCCTGGCGCTGAGTGGGCCGGTGGCGCTGGATACGCTGAACGCCGCCCTCACTGCCGACGTGAGCGGGTCACTCAGCGGGGAGCTGCGGCTCAACTACGCCGGGGGCCGCCTCAGCAGCAGCGGCACGTTGGAGGGCCTGGGCTACCGCGCCGCGCTGGACGTGCAAGGGTCACAGGAAAGCGGCTGGAGCGGCACCGTGACCGCCCGCGATATCCAGGGCGCACCCGAAGTGCTGACCACCCCCGCCACCCTGACGGTAAGCGGTCCCTGGAACACCCCGCGCCTGCGCGGCACGCTGGGCCTGCTGAACGCCGCCGCCATGCTGGAGGCCAGCCCGGACGGCGCCGCACTGACCCTGGCCGACGGAGTCACAGCCAAGGGTTCCGGCACCCTGCGCGTGGCCCCCGACCCGGCCGGCGTGTGGCGCTGGACCGGCGCGGCCAGCGTGGACAGCCCACGTCTGCGCCTGAGCGTGACCCCACGCGGCGAGCTGGCCGACCCACTGGTGGGCGTGGCCGCCGGGCGCGGGACCTGGCAGGCCACCGGCTCGGTCAGCCGGGCAGCGGGCCGCCTGAGCGTCAGCGACGGCGAACGGCAGGGCCGCCTGGACTGGCAAGGTCAGGTGCTCAGCGCCGACCTGCCGGGCCTGGACCTGGCCGGGCTGCGCTGGCGGGGGCTGGCGGGCCGCCTGAGCGCCCAGGGCACGGTGAACTTGGGCAATGCGGTAAATCCAGGCAGCGACGCTGTGGCGGGCGGCGCCCTCCCCTTCCGCATAGACGGCCTGCGCTCGCCCTGGCGGGTGGACGCGCTGAACCTGCCGCTGTCGGGCGACGTGAGCGGCACCCTGCAACTGGTAGGCGGCCGCCCCAGCGTGCAGGCCCAGGCCGCGCTGGGCAGCGAGGGGACCGCGCAGGGCCAGGCCACCCTCACGGCCACGCAGCAGCCGGGCGGCAAGTGGTTCGGCCGTCTGCAGGGCCGCCTGCAGCAGGGCAGCGGCACCCTCAGCGCAGACGTGCGCTCGGACGCCGCCGGCCTGACCGGGCAGGTGCAGGCCACCGGCTACCCGGTCACGCTGCAGGAGCAGACCCTGGCGCTGAACGGCGCGGCGCGGCTGAACGGGCAGACCTTCAGCGCGGACCTGAACCTGGACGGCGTGGCCGGCGAAGCCAGCCTCAGCGGGGGCGGCAGCCTGGGCGCGGCGCTGCCTGCCCTGACCGGCCTCACCGCGCTGGAAGACACCGGCGCGGGCTATACCCTCACCGGCACCCTGGGCGGGGTGGACCTGGGGCAGCTGGGCCTGGTGCCGGACCTCAGCGGCACCGTCAGCGGCGAGCTGGACATCACCGACGGGGCGGGGCAGTTCGTGCTGCGCTCGGCCGACCTGAACCTGGCCGGCGAGGCGCTGCCCAGCCGCTTTGAGGGCGTGCTGGTAGGCCAGGACTGGCGGATTCGCGGCTACCTGGGCGACACCGACATCTTTGCCGGAGTCAGCGGCGGCGTGCTGTCGGGCAATGCCGAACTGCAGGGCCTGCCGCTGGGCGCCGTGGCCAACGCCCTGGCGGGGCAGCGCCTGGCCGACGGCCGCGTGACCGGCGTGGCCCGCTTCGAGGCACCACTGGCCGACCCCCTAGCGGGCCGCGCCACCGTGGTGGCCGAGCGCATCCGCCTGACCACGCTGCCCAGCACGGAGGGCGGCGAAACCGCCGAGTCCGAAACCCTGACCGGCTCCGGCTCGCTGGACTTCCAGAACCGCGAACTGCGCAGCATCAATGTGCAGCTGGGCGGCGCGGGAAGTTGGGACATTCGTGGGCAGTACACCCGCGAGCGGGTAGACGTGCGCGCCAATTTTACCGAAACCACCTTCACGCCGCTGCTGGCGCTGATCCCTTCGCTGGCCGAGCAGAGCCCCCGCCTCAAGGGCAGCCTGAATGTGGCGGTGCTGGGCGATTACGGCCAGCCGGTCGGCACGCTGGACGCCCGCAATCTGCGCGGTTCGCTGGCAGGGGTGTCGCTGGAAGTGCCTGCCCTGACAGGCCGCCTGGACCAGAGCGGACGCTGGACCCTGGGCGGCGGCGTGCGGACCGGCGGGGCGCTGGATTCGGCCGGCACCCTGCAGGGCAGCGGCCTGTGGCGGGACTGGCAGCTGAGCGAGTCGGCGCTGAACTACAGCGGGCAGCTGTCACCGGGCAGCGCCGTGGGCACCCTGTCCGGCGTGCAGGCCACCCTCAGCCAGAACCGCACGGACCCGGAGCGCTGGGTGCTGGACGCCCGCTCGGTCAGCCGCAACGCGACCACCGGGCAGGGGCTGCTGGAGGTGCGCGGCCAGCTGATTCCCGCCTGGGACCTGAGCGTGCGGGCCACCAACTATGACCTGGCGCTGCCCGGCGTCTTCCTGCGCGAGTCGGCGCTGAACGGAGCCCTCACGCTGCGGCAGGACCCCGGCAGCGAGGATATCCGCGTGAGCGGCTCGGCGGACTTTGCCCGCGCCGTGCTGGGCCGCCCCGACGCGGCCGACAACCTGGACGCCCTGGTGCCCAGCCCCGAGCAGCCCCGCAGCGAGGACGGCGACCCGGACAACTTCGTCAGCCCGCTGCCCAAGCAGTACACCACCTTCCCGCAGCCGGAAGCCGCAGCAGACGCCGGCACGGAGCCGGCCCCCCCCGCGCTGCCGCTGCTGGAGCGGCTGATTCTGGAAGATATTCCGGTCAGCTTCTCCGGCGGTATTCAGCTGCAAGAAAGCCTGGCGCAGGCCGAGCTGGGCGGTTCGCTGCGCCTAAGCGGGACCGGAGCGCGCCCGCACATTGCCGGCCACCTGAGCGGGCAGCGCGGCACCCTGCTGCTGCGCGACACCGAATTTGCCCTGCGGAACCTGGACATCGACTTCAGCGGCACCTCGCCGTACCCCACGTTCAACCTGCTGGCCGAGGGCCGGGTGCGCCCGCTGACCGGCGGGGCCGCCGTGCCGGTCACGCTGGACGTGCAGGGCAGCTTCCTGGAAGACGGCGCGGGAGGCGCCAGCCTGGACCTGAAAACCGCGCTGCGCTGCACCGAGCAGACGGCCGCCTGCAACGACCCCCAGACCGGGCAGCCCTACACCGAGTCGCAGCTGTACGCCCTGGTGCTGACCGGCGTGCCCAACGTGGAAAACCTGCCCGAGAACCTGGGCAGCCTGGGCGCCAGCGCCCTGAACACCGCCCTGAACGTGTTCGTGCTGGGCGAGCTGAGCCGCAACCTGGCCGACGCGCTGGGTGTGGACGTGCTGCGCTTTACCCCCGCGCTGGTGGGCGAGGGCGGCGCCACCATCACCATCGGGTCACAGCTGACCGAGAACCTCTACCTGGAATATCAGGTGGACCTACGCGGCGAAGGGCTGATCAACGCGGCCTACAACACCCCGGACGGCCGCTTTACCTTCAAGGTGAGCACCGAGTTCGACTTCGGCGAGTCCAAGGGCTTCCGCCCCAGCGTCAGCGCCGGCTACAACATCAACGAGCGCACCTCGGTGGCCTTTAACATCGAAAATACCTCCGAAACCAACCGTTTCAGCGTGGGCGTGCAGTACCGCCTGCCGAGCAACTTCTGGAAGCGGGAGCGCTGA